One Aquisalimonas asiatica DNA window includes the following coding sequences:
- a CDS encoding purple acid phosphatase family protein, with protein sequence MRRCVRGGVMAALLAAVLLPVSVVADTEPPALFLTWQTDPTTTMVIDWHTEPGDDPGKLRYRPAESGDWRSDVPERHAFPFSERTIQRVALDGLEPGTEYVFQVGDFSREYRFRTLLERLDGSMTFATGGDTRHTQEMMERTNRVVMEHDPEFIVWGGDLAYADGRSRNAYRWYSWFDAIRNTLITDDGRVVPIVVAIGNHEMRSHEGGLFWYDFDGYEQTDDWRARYAPYFFGLFAFPGQPGYGVLDIGDHTSLVILDSNHANPVTGDQRDWLEATLDEREGRAHVIPFYHVPAYPSVRRYNQRTSREIREQWVTLFDEYRIEIAFENHDHAYKRTPPMRASDYHPRGAIYFGDGAWGVETREVHDPDRVRHLFDARAERHAIIVTLEDEQRHIAVYSEHGELIDELRQELIR encoded by the coding sequence ATGAGGCGTTGTGTCCGCGGGGGCGTGATGGCCGCACTGCTTGCCGCGGTGCTGTTGCCGGTTTCAGTGGTTGCCGATACCGAGCCGCCGGCGCTGTTCCTTACCTGGCAGACCGATCCAACCACCACCATGGTGATCGACTGGCATACCGAACCAGGAGATGACCCTGGCAAGCTCAGGTATCGGCCCGCGGAATCCGGCGACTGGCGCAGCGATGTGCCTGAGCGCCACGCGTTTCCCTTCTCCGAGCGCACCATTCAGCGAGTGGCGCTGGATGGGTTGGAGCCAGGTACCGAGTATGTTTTCCAGGTTGGCGATTTCTCGCGGGAGTACCGTTTCAGAACGCTCCTCGAGCGCCTCGATGGCTCAATGACCTTCGCCACCGGTGGCGATACTCGCCACACTCAGGAGATGATGGAGCGTACCAATCGAGTGGTCATGGAGCATGACCCCGAGTTCATCGTCTGGGGCGGTGACCTGGCGTATGCCGATGGTCGCTCCCGCAATGCGTACCGCTGGTACAGCTGGTTCGACGCCATCCGCAATACCCTGATCACCGACGATGGCCGCGTAGTCCCCATCGTGGTCGCCATTGGCAATCACGAAATGCGAAGCCACGAGGGCGGCTTGTTCTGGTACGACTTTGATGGTTACGAGCAGACAGACGACTGGCGCGCGCGTTATGCCCCGTATTTCTTCGGGCTGTTCGCGTTTCCGGGGCAGCCGGGATACGGCGTGCTCGATATCGGAGACCACACCAGCCTCGTGATACTGGACTCAAACCATGCCAACCCCGTCACCGGTGACCAGCGGGACTGGCTGGAGGCTACACTCGATGAACGAGAGGGGCGCGCCCACGTGATCCCGTTCTATCATGTCCCCGCGTACCCGTCAGTGCGCCGTTACAACCAACGGACCAGCCGTGAGATTCGTGAGCAATGGGTCACTCTGTTTGACGAGTACCGGATCGAGATCGCTTTCGAAAACCACGATCACGCCTATAAACGCACCCCGCCCATGCGTGCCAGCGACTACCATCCGCGGGGAGCCATCTATTTCGGTGATGGCGCCTGGGGTGTGGAGACGCGCGAAGTCCATGACCCCGACCGTGTGCGCCACCTGTTCGACGCTCGCGCCGAACGCCACGCCATCATCGTCACCCTCGAGGATGAGCAGCGCCACATCGCCGTGTATTCGGAACACGGTGAGCTGATCGACGAGCTGAGGCAGGAGCTCATCAGGTAG
- a CDS encoding sugar-transfer associated ATP-grasp domain-containing protein has protein sequence MVIENNKECHPTTRKEREDVRAYAKDVLGSLRYTPWLYVFTAYRGEFKEGWIPPDFYRETLPLINTGYRQVANAKTLSSRVLSTSAIPDEVYLLGGRWFDKTLQELGRADVEDKLLNSGGKYFVKMEESSGGKNVFLFDPMKMTVAGLEGVGNFVVQRGVDQHQFFDQFSPGSLGTIRILTGIPRASKPRCLEVHLRVGREGHQIYTAAGGIMIPVDKDTGVLGEYASDRYWKFCTRHPDTGASFFGKKIPNLENAVSLCEELHNKVSQFAIIGWDVAIDRDGETKVLEWNARDPGIKFCEPALGPCFREMDLPGILKSARGGVGSQRKAS, from the coding sequence ATGGTGATTGAAAACAATAAGGAGTGTCATCCAACAACAAGGAAAGAACGCGAAGATGTCCGTGCCTACGCTAAGGACGTACTAGGCTCGTTGAGGTATACGCCTTGGCTTTACGTTTTTACAGCGTATCGTGGCGAGTTCAAGGAGGGTTGGATTCCTCCGGACTTTTATCGTGAGACCCTGCCCCTGATAAATACCGGATATCGCCAGGTGGCGAACGCGAAAACACTTAGCTCTCGGGTGCTTAGTACTTCTGCAATTCCGGACGAGGTCTACCTTTTGGGTGGGCGGTGGTTTGATAAGACGCTTCAGGAGTTGGGTCGAGCGGATGTGGAAGACAAGCTCTTGAATTCGGGGGGTAAGTATTTTGTTAAAATGGAAGAGTCAAGCGGTGGAAAGAATGTTTTTCTTTTTGACCCAATGAAGATGACTGTCGCGGGTTTGGAGGGGGTTGGGAACTTTGTTGTTCAGAGGGGTGTAGATCAGCACCAGTTCTTTGACCAATTCTCTCCCGGTTCTCTCGGAACAATCAGGATTCTGACGGGGATTCCTAGAGCTTCTAAGCCGAGGTGTCTGGAGGTCCATCTCAGGGTTGGGAGAGAGGGTCATCAAATCTACACGGCGGCAGGTGGAATCATGATACCTGTTGATAAGGATACGGGTGTTTTAGGAGAGTACGCATCTGACCGTTACTGGAAATTTTGCACTCGGCACCCTGATACCGGAGCGTCTTTCTTTGGGAAAAAAATACCGAATCTCGAGAATGCCGTGTCGCTCTGCGAAGAGCTTCACAACAAGGTGTCGCAGTTCGCGATAATTGGATGGGATGTGGCAATCGACAGGGATGGAGAAACGAAGGTTCTGGAGTGGAACGCTCGAGATCCGGGGATAAAGTTCTGTGAGCCTGCCCTGGGGCCGTGCTTTCGAGAGATGGATCTTCCAGGAATTCTTAAGTCCGCACGAGGAGGTGTCGGTTCCCAAAGAAAAGCTAGCTGA